In Trichoderma breve strain T069 chromosome 4, whole genome shotgun sequence, the following proteins share a genomic window:
- a CDS encoding copper/zinc superoxide dismutase (SODC) domain-containing protein: protein MRASGIFAILSLAVSSCVAEKDAPVVTGNPQSVEYKATLPKKPFFAGADLAGNVKGSVSAVAAPGGKGVRFRVQFENFPKSGGPFMYHIHEEPATNGNCTSTLAHLDPYHRGETPACDATKPESCQVGDLSGKYGKITSDPFVAEYFDLYTSLSPDNPAFFGNRSIVVHYANKTRLTCANFAKLPVSSAATKSHTATSAHHSVHGPVATGFPHNVTGAQNTTSHHHPTGTHYTTGSHHSTSVSPTGAATLTGVVTITSTSYATVPPEITTSATSSIAPFPGAASGNRVSVFSLLTGVVAVMFFSL, encoded by the exons ATGCGCGCCTCTGGAATTTTTGCTATTCTTTCTCTCGCAGTGTCGAGCTGCGTTGCAGAGAAAGATGCCCCCGTCGTAACCGGCAATCCTCAAAGCGTCGAATACAAGGCGACTCTACCCAAAAAGCCCTTCTTCGCCGGCGCTGATCTGGCCGGCAACGTCAAGGGCTCTGTTTCCGCCGTGGCTGCTCCTGGCGGTAAGGGCGTCAGGTTCAGAGTCCAATTCGAAAACTTCCCCAAAAGCGGTGGCCCCTTTA TGTACCACATCCACGAAGAGCCGGCTACCAATGGCAACTGTACGAGCACCCTGGCTCATCTGGACCCGTATCATCGTGGCGAGACGCCTGCTTGTGATGCTACCAAGCCCGAGAGTTGTCAGGTCGGTGATTTGAGTGGGAAGTATGGCAAGATCACCTCGGATCCGTTCGTGGCCGAGTATTTTGACCTCTACACCTCTCTTTCGCCCGACAACCCGGCCTTCTTTGGCAATCGATCAATCGTCGTCCATTATGCGAACAAGACACGGCTGACGTGCGCCAactttgccaagctgccgGTGTCGAGTGCTGCCACAAAGTCGCATACAGCCACCAGTGCTCATCATTCGGTCCATGGCCCCGTTGCTACCGGTTTTCCTCATAATGTCACTGGCGCTCAGAACACCACaagtcatcaccatcccacGGGAACCCATTACACCACCGGCTCTCACCACAGCACAAGTGTCTCTCCTACAGGTGCTGCCACTCTCACCGGCGTCGTCACGATCACTTCGACCAGCTATGCTACCGTCCCTCCTGAGATCACTACAAGTGCCACGTCATCCATTGCTCCTTTCCCAGGAGCTGCTTCAGGTAATAGAGTGtccgtcttttctttgctgacTGGCGTTGTTGCTGTCATGTTCTTCTCCCTGTGA
- a CDS encoding ubiquinol-cytochrome C reductase hinge protein domain-containing protein, with protein sequence MGIWDAFSEIVEAVTPWSVVEAEAPAEEPKEAPEASVEESKDEPEEEPAAEEEEEEEEEEDEEEIKDPKEELEEECKNSPQCSPAKHHFDECVERVHQQESEGEAKEDCVEEFFHLAHCATACAAPKLWSKLK encoded by the exons ATGGGTATCTGGGACGCTTTCTCCGAGATTGTTGAGGCGGTGACGCCATGGAGTGTTGTGGAGGCCGAAGCTCCGGCTGAGGAACCCAAG GAGGCTCCCGAGGCCAGCGTAGAGGAGTCCAAGGACGAGCCCGAGGAGGAACCCgccgccgaggaagaggaggaggaagaggaagaggaggacgaggaggagatcaaggaccccaaggaggagctcgaggaag AGTGCAAGAACTCTCCCCAGTGCTCCCCCGCCAAGCACCACTTCGACGAGTGCGTTGAGCGAGTCCACCAGCAGGAGAGCGAgggcgaggccaaggaggattGCGTCGAGGAGT TCTTCCACCTTGCTCACTGCGCTACCGCATGCGCCGCCCCTAAGCTGTGGTCCAAGCTGAAATAA
- a CDS encoding aldolase/RraA domain-containing protein produces the protein MAQSQSPPLSSSIIAQLEKYSACDISDALLKLKVPGAGYIADLVAYSPQQASQATQSRGQPAGLSEGGGSLPPQNIPKDVHWADLAEPGTFAVLKQPPGQTNAVCGGIMALRMKVRQVTGIIVAGRVRDLDELRSTNLPIWGYGTSTVGSGGGSVPWATQVTVQVNGVDINPGDVAFSDPGNGVVIIPRDKIDQVLELLPGLVAADDKVKEDVLKGMSVYEAFKLHR, from the exons ATGGCCCAGTCCCAGTCGCCGCCGctttccagcagcatcattgcGCAGCTCGAAAAGTACTCGGCGTGTGATATCTCGGACGCCCTGCTGAAGCTCAAAGTTCCCGGCGCGGGCTACATTGCCGACCTCGTAGCATACAGCCCGCAGCAAGCGAGCCAAGCCACTCAGTCACGG GGGCAGCCGGCCGGCCTTAGCGAGGGCGGTGGCAGCCTCCCGCCGCAAAACATCCCCAAGGACGTCCATTGGGCTGATTTGGCCGAGCCTGGCACCTTTGCCGTGCTCAAGCAGCCTCCGGGTCAAACAAACGCAGTCTGcggcggcatcatggccCTCAGGATGAAAGTGCGCCAGGTAACAGGCATCATCGTTGCCGGAAGAGTGAGAGACCTGGACGAGTTGAGAAGCACCAATCTGCCT ATCTGGGGCTACGGCACCTCCACCGTAGGatctggcggcggcagcgtgCCCTGGGCGACCCAGGTGACGGTCCAGGTCAATGGGGTCGACATCAACCCAGGCGACGTTGCTTTCAGCGACCCAGGCAACGGAGTTGTGATTATTCCCCGAGATAAGATCGATCAGGTTCTAGAGCTGTTACCTGGTCTTGTTGCTGCGGATGACAAGGTAAAGGAAGACGTTTTGAAGGGCATGTCGGTCTATGAAGCGTTCAAACTACATCGGTGA
- a CDS encoding diaphanous GTPase-binding domain-containing protein: MASSNGVYNNPTANFSPPRHRSKPSVLKFIHRREQSANDALQLPKASPLEAQFSNIMPVGNFARHSHNPSALGELQHNQQLEPAPRPSRKSRDERRPDVEPAGRDESPTKKSLFLSMTKSRDSSPTKSPKKTKSGEKLTGLLGRPKTIKSLHKLVTDGDDGIQSGKDKENRTPDEPRSATLPVYAQFASNESMNSLAPPSPTRSSRNSSERRSMAKERPRTYMHPTRSQQDIKKSSIKSESPSGSKSASSKGKSIRERGKVFGAFASFGHGRSKSETSTPRGGSPTTAGHVLDLKDINKQLEALLDRRNIPENQRYKMRNLSDTIKMEFIRQDWAEIASAAASSSSAAAAAAAKDSAVVSDEEEEKPKRNRGRSFTFSRAKKEKEQQQGRSTSKARSSSKARSSNKSADSVASDRPISSGNSSAGSTLLSKIKMQQGPADYVAYLRKVRQPQQFEVGKLHKLRLLLRNETVAWIEEFIQYGGMKEIVGLLNRIMEVEWREEHEDALLHENLLCLKALSTTAKAMEYLHSVQADLFPKLLHLLFDPEKKGPSEFTTRNIVTSVLYTYIESASSAERVIRARSVLRHLRDPEPEESARPLPFVLEMRQDRPYRVWCKEVVSVTKEVFWIFLHHLNVVALTGDPDSSGDAGMGRLTNNDDEQYAYMRRHFPQEKAPVAAAPYVGGVEWDATNYLASHLDLMNAILACTLTADDRNRLRADLRISGWERCMGGSLRLCKEKFYGSVHTGLRTWVAAAAEDGWDVKDVRYGPPADARSPVKSGSPRKKVEEPAPKLDMPKLNFSSKKTPQPPPQDGWL; this comes from the exons atggcctcgagcaATGGCGTCTACAACAATCCCACGGCCAACTTCAGCCCTCCGCGGCACCGATCGAAGCCGTCCGTCCTAAAGTTCATCCACCGCCGAGAGCAGTCCGCAAACGACGCCCTGCAGCTGCCCAAAGCTTCGCCCCTGGAGGCCCAGTTCTCAAACATCATGCCCGTCGGCAACTTCGCCAGGCACTCACACAACCCGAGCGCGCTCGGCGAGCTGCAGCATAaccagcagctggagccggCCCCTCGACCCTCCCGCAAATCGCGAGACGAACGCCGACCAGACGTCGAGCCGGCCGGTCGCGACGAATCGCCCACCAAGAAGAGCCTGTTCCTCAGCATGACCAAGTCGCGCGACTCGTCTCCGACCAAGAGCCCCAAGAAGACAAAGTCGGGGGAGAAGCTTACCGGTCTTCTCGGCCGACCCAAGACGATTAAGAGCCTACACAAGCTAGTGAcggacggcgacgacggaATACAGTCGGGAAAGGATAAGGAAAATAGAACGCCGGATGAGCCGCGCAGTGCCACCCTGCCAGTTTACGCCCAGTTCGCCAGCAATGAGTCCATGAATTCTCTCGCGCCCCCCAGCCCAACTAGAAGTTCGAGGAATTCCTCTGAGAGGCGCTCAATGGCCAAGGAACGACCGCGTACTTATATGCATCCCACCAGGTCACAGCAGGACATTAAGAAATCGTCCATTAAGTCGGAATCACCTAGTGGGTCAaagtcggcatcgtcaaAAGGCAAGTCCATTCGCGAACGAGGCAAGGTCTTTGGCGCCTTTGCCAGCTTCGGTCATGGCCGGTCCAAGTCAGAGACGTCGACCCCCCGAGGCGGCTCGCCCACGACAGCAGGCCACGTCCTGGacctcaaggacatcaacaagcagctcgaggcaCTCCTAGATCGTCGAAATATCCCAGAGAACCAGCGCTACAAGATGCGGAACCTGAGCGATACCATCAAGATGGAGTTTATCAGACAGGACTGGGCCGAGAT TGCTTCTGCTGccgcctcatcctcttccgctgccgccgccgccgccgcgaaAGACTCCGCCGTCGTTtccgatgaggaggaggaaaagccCAAGCGGAATCGCGGCAGAAGCTTCACATTCTCTCGAgcgaaaaaggaaaaggagcagCAACAAGGCCGCTCAACGTCAAAGGCCCGCTCGTCGTCAAAGGCTCGCTCATC AAACAAGTCGGCCGACAGCGTGGCCAGCGACCGGCCGATTTCGAGCGGCAACTCGTCCGCTGGGAGCACGTTGCTGTCCAAGATCAAAATGCAGCAGGGTCCGGCCGACTATGTCGCGTATCTTAGAAAGGTGCGCCAACCGCAGCAGTTTGAGGTGGGCAAACTTCATAAACtaaggctgctgctgcggaacGAGACCGTTGCCTGGATTGAAGAGTTTATCCAATACGGGGGGATGAAGGAAATTGTCGGGTTGCTGAATCGTATCATGGAGGTGGAATGGAG AGAGGAGCACGAAGATGCTCTCCTCCACGAGAATCTCCTCTGTCTCAAGGCCCTGTCCACCACGGCAAAGGCCATGGAGTATCTCCACTCGGTCCAGGCGGACCTCTTCCCAAAACTACTACACCTACTCTTCGAcccggagaagaagggcccCAGCGAGTTTACTACGCGCAATATTGTCACGTCGGTCCTGTATACGTACATCGAGTCCGCCTCGTCCGCCGAGCGCGTCATCAGAGCTAGGAGCGTCCTGAGACACCTGCGGGACCCCGAGCCGGAGGAGTCAGCTCGACCGCTCCCCTTCGTCTTGGAAATGAGACAAGACCGGCCTTACCGCGTCTGGTGCAAGGAGGTAGTCAGCGTGACCAAGGAAGTCTTCTGGATCTTTCTCCATCACCTCAACGTGGTGGCGCTGACGGGCGACCCGGACAGCTCAGGCGATGCAGGCATGGGCCGTCTTAccaacaacgacgacgagcagTATGCATACATGCGCCGCCATTTCCCCCAAGAAAAGGCCCCGGTGGCCGCTGCCCCTTATGTGGGCGGCGTGGAGTGGGACGCGACCAATTACCTCGCGTCTCACCTGGACCTGATGAATGCCATCCTGGCCTGCACTCTGACGGCCGACGACAGGAACCGCCTTCGAGCCGACCTTCGAATTTCGGGCTGGGAGCGCTGCATGGGCGGCAGCTTGCGCCTGTGCAAGGAGAAGTTTTACGGCAGCGTCCACACCGGCCTGAGGACCTGggttgccgccgccgcagagGACGGATGGGACGTCAAGGACGTGCGATACGGGCCGCCTGCTGATGCCCGGTCCCCGGTCAAGTCTGGCTCGCCGCGAAAAAAGGTTGAAGAGCCGGCACCAAAGCTCGACATGCCCAAGCTCAACTTTAGCTCAAAGAAGACACCACAGCCACCTCCACAAGATGGTTGGTTATGA
- a CDS encoding dioxygenase domain-containing protein — MATNGTTTNGTNGQSSRFDPTFTQRVIDTMGPNMTPRNREVMSSLLRHLHDFAREVELTVDEWMTGVHFINAVGQISTKTRNEAHRVSDVLGLESLVDEIANKIVAEGDVDPTSSSILGPFWSPNAPFRDNGASIIQDPNPSGRVALMHGTITDLLTGKPIPNAVFDIWQASANGKYDFQDPENQTPNNLRGKFKADENGKYWFYCYHPTAYSLPTDGPSYKLLSLMDRHPMRPAHIHIMVTHPEYKGCTTQLYPKDDPWLATDTVFAVKDDLIIDFKPLKGDDKAELDLEYNVVLAPKGYKGKQF; from the exons atGGCCACCAACGGCACCACTACCAATGGCACCAACGGCCAAAGCAGCCGCTTCGACCCGACTTTCACGCAGCGCGTCATCGACACCATGGGCCCCAACATGACGCCGCGCAACCGCGAGGTCATGAGCTCCCTGCTGCGACACCTGCACGACTTTGCGCGCGAGGTCGAGCTGACGGTGGACGAGTGGATGACGGGCGTCCACTTTATCAACGCCGTGGGCCAGATTTCGACCAAGACGCGCAACGAGGCGCACCGAGTGTCGGATGTTCTTGGTTTGGAGTC CCTCGTGGATGAAATCGCCAACAAAATCGTGGCCGAGGGCGACGTCGACCCGACCTCGTCCTCCATCCTCGGCCCCTTCTGGTCCCCCAACGCCCCCTTCCGCGACAACGGCGCCTCCATCATCCAGGATCCCAACCCCTCGGGCCGCGTCGCCCTCATGCACGGCACCATCACCGACCTGCTGACCGGCAAGCCCATCCCCAACGCCGTCTTCGACATCTGGCAAGCCAGCGCCAACGGCAAGTACGACTTCCAGGACCCGGAGAACCAGACGCCCAACAACCTGCGCGGCAAGTTCAAGGCCGACGAGAACGGCAAGTATTGGTTCTACTGCTACCATCCCACGGCGTATTCGCTGCCTACCGATGGGCCTTCGTATAAGTTGCTGTCGCTCATGGACAGACATCCCATGCGACCTGCCCACATTCACATCATG GTCACCCACCCCGAGTACAAGGGCTGCACCACCCAGCTCTACCCCAAGGACGACCCCTGGTTGGCCACCGACACCGTCTTCGCCGTCAAGGACGACCTCATCATCGACTTTAAGCCGCTCAAGGGcgacgacaaggccgagctGGATCTCGAGTACAACGTCGTGCTGGCCCCCAAGGGATACAAGGGCAAGCAGTTTTAA
- a CDS encoding lactonase, 7-bladed beta-propeller domain-containing protein has translation MPVHHLMVGTWTPPGAIFTFAFDDEALTLKLVARTEIAQDEPISWMAFDHEKKAIYGAAMKKWSSFKVNSPTDIVHQASHPMLHHPLAASSETNTRAIFLLPARKPPYAVYCNPFYKHAGHGSVFTTDPTSGALTNNVQNYEYQPDSGIHGMVFDPTETYLYSADLKANKLWVHKKLDASSPELQLVGSVDCPDPRDHPRWVAIHPSGSYLYALMEKGNRICEYLIDPATHMPVFTHRHYPLIPPGIPDRWTQYRADVCALSHSGKYLFASSRANSFDLTGYVAAFKLADSGAIERQICLNPTPTSGGHSNAVAPSDWSDEWVAITDDQEGWLEIYRWQDEFLARVARVRVPEPGFGMNAIWYD, from the exons ATGCCGGTCCATCACCTCATGGTCGGCACGTGGACGCCTCCTGGCGCAATCTTCACTTTTGCattcgacgacgaggctcTGACTCTCAAGCTCGTTGCGCGCACGGAGATTGCACAGGATGAGCCCATCTCGTGGATGGCCTTTGAC CATGAGAAGAAAGCCATCTACGGTGCCGCCATGAAGAAGTGGTCCAGCTTCAAAGTCAATTCTCCCACCGACATTGTCCACCAAGCGTCTCACCCCATGCTTCACCACC CCCTCGCCGCATCCTCCGAAACAAACACCCGCGcaatcttcctcctccccgcCCGCAAACCCCCTTACGCAGTCTACTGCAACCCCTTCTACAAGCACGCCGGCCACGGCTCCGTCTTCACCACCGACCCGACCTCCGGCGCCCTCACCAACAACGTCCAAAACTACGAGTACCAGCCCGACAGCGGCATCCACGGCATGGTCTTCGACCCGACCGAGACGTACCTCTACTCCGCCGacctcaaggccaacaagCTCTGGGTCCACAAGAAGCTCGATGCCTCCTCTCCTGAGCTTCAACTCGTCGGCTCCGTCGACTGCCCCGACCCGCGCGACCACCCGCGCTGGGTCGCCATCCACCCCTCGGGATCCTACCTCTACGCCCTCATGGAAAAGGGCAACCGCATCTGCGAGTACCTCATCGACCCGGCCACTCACATGCCCGTCTTCACCCACCGCCACTACCCGCTCATCCCCCCCGGCATCCCCGACCGCTGGACCCAGTATCGCGCCGACGTCTGCGCCCTCTCACACTCGGGGAAGTACCTCTTCGCCTCGTCCCGCGCAAACAGCTTCGACCTGACGGGCTACGTCGCCGCCTTCAAGCTGGCCGACAGCGGCGCCATCGAGCGCCAGATTTGTCTGAATCCCACGCCCACCAGCGGCGGACACAGCAACGCCGTTGCGCCCAGCGACTGGTCCGACGAGTGGGTGGCCATTACCGACGACCAAGAGGGATGGCTGGAGATTTATCGGTGGCAGGACGAGTTCTTGGCGCGTGTTGCGAGAGTGCGTGTTCCGGAGCCGGGATTTGGCATGAATGCTATTTGGTATGATTAG